The segment TTTTTCCTGAAATATGTTTTTAGGGGAAGTGGTTGCAGAATCTAAGAGCTTTTGTTGTTCTTCTATGCAGGTTTGGTCAGCTTTCACTGAGACCCTACCATCtcattattttcaaatacatataAGTATACTCTCTCTTTCTATTTCTGATTGAAAAGTTAGATTCCATCTATCACACATCCAACTCTTATCATTATCTCTCAACAAAAGAagaatatgtttatttttattttcacaaaaatgaTGATAAGGCTCTCTGTCACCCAATTGCCAACATTACCCCTTTCCTCACAGCATCACTTCACAGTGGAATAACTATTCCCATATCCCAAACAACAATGTTCTTACTAGTCTCAACACATTCAAACAAAAGCTATGTATTAAAAGCATAGTCATTAGTATTCTGTTATTATGCAAAACACTTGTCTCAGGTCTCAAAAACTCTAGACCAAAGCTAATAATATTAAACAGAGTGTCATTCTTGTGTACCTTTGGTGATTGTTAAGGTGGAGATGTTGAGATGAATGATGTGATGAGCCAGATGAGAAGAAGAGTTTGTTTGGTCCATGACCAAGTTCCTCGCCTAAGACAAAGGAAGATGGTGCGTTTGTGGCTGCAGCGTTTGTGGTGGCTGTTTTGGCGGTGGTTTCCACAGGCTTTCTTGAACGGTTTCTACCACGGTGGATGTGGCGGTCGCAATACTTGTGACCGCCTACAACATCCCTCGAACATCTCCATTTCTTCCCATCCGTTCTCTTGCACCTCCCTGGCTCAGGATCCATTGCTCCTCTCCCCCAGTACCCTGTGTGTTCATTAGTAAAATATGTTGTTACTAACGACCAACAAAAAATCTCACTCAAGGCAGTGATTAAGAATGTTTCATAAACCCAACTTGTTATGTTCTTTTATGTTGCTCATAGATATTATAGAAAGGTTTAAAGTCCTTGCAGGATTGAAAAGTAGCCTTAGAAAATGTATATACTTTTATTGTTTAAATGAGTCTATGTATTGGAAGTTTTATATAGATcttgaaagatttttttaatgGAATTAGAAGGATAaacaagaaagagagagttgacaaaaaaacacaagaaaGAGAGAGTCTCACAAGAAGCTTGGTGATGAGGGAAGTTATGTGGCAGAGGATGCTGAAGGAAGTTCAAAGGAGATTGATGGAAGAGACTTTTCTTGATGGGTAAGAGGAGCTCTTGAGGAACAGAAGCACCAGCCAACATGTATCTGTAGATCAGTGCTTGTAACTCAAGTTCTTGCCACTGTGCCCAGCTAAAGAAGTTTCCCATCTCTTCAAATTTAACATACAAGAAATCAGTCACAGCTTCAAGccctttacaaaaaaaaaaaacaggaaacaCTTACTGAGATGCCTCgtagaggaagaggaagaatcaGGAGTGAAACATGagaatgaggaagaagaggTGGGTTCAGGGACAAAGAGAGGTAGAGCAGCATCAGAAGTTGCAGTTTGAGACTGAATCTGATCAAAGAAAAAGTTAGACATCTTAGTTGCAGAACCTTGTTCTTCTGACTCATTCTGCTGCTGACTTCTCCATTGCTTCAGTTGTAAGTCCataggaagagagagagagagagacagagaaagagagagacaaatGTGTTGGTTGCTTTTGGGATAATTTTTTCCCCACTTTTTTGTGTCTTAGAGAGTGTGGCTTAATAAGCAAAGACAACCACAACAAAAGGCTTTGGCTTGTGACcctatcaaaaagaaaagagcttcttctctttgttcTTTGCAGGTAGTTTTGCTAGAGCAAGCTAGTGAAAGATGAAAAGAGTTTTTATTA is part of the Raphanus sativus cultivar WK10039 chromosome 5, ASM80110v3, whole genome shotgun sequence genome and harbors:
- the LOC108862244 gene encoding growth-regulating factor 4, with product MDLQLKQWRSQQQNESEEQGSATKMSNFFFDQIQSQTATSDAALPLFVPEPTSSSSFSCFTPDSSSSSTRHLKMGNFFSWAQWQELELQALIYRYMLAGASVPQELLLPIKKSLFHQSPLNFLQHPLPHNFPHHQASWYWGRGAMDPEPGRCKRTDGKKWRCSRDVVGGHKYCDRHIHRGRNRSRKPVETTAKTATTNAAATNAPSSFVLGEELGHGPNKLFFSSGSSHHSSQHLHLNNHQSCSSDIKQESNNNNKRPYGVHSGFSNGRSDDGHILRPFFDDWPRSTDYTSSPMSSSTCHLSISMPGNPSSDVSLKLSTGNEEEEEANMRNKNEREQQQSMNWWSSGGNHNNMGGPLAEALRSASSTSSVLQQMGISTQVFH